A region of Roseobacter litoralis Och 149 DNA encodes the following proteins:
- a CDS encoding bifunctional metallophosphatase/5'-nucleotidase — protein sequence MKRFLSATAALAVTTGMAAAEYNLTILHTNDFHARFEPISRFDSGCSGEDDAEGKCFGGSARLVTAIADAKARSDNAILVDGGDQFQGTLFYTYYKGALAAEMMNKMGYDAMTVGNHEFDDGPEVLRGFIDAVDFPVLMSNADVTREPLLAETLPKSVVIERGGERLGLIGLTPQDTDELASPGDNITFSDPVAAVQEQVDLLTADGVNKIIVLSHSGYGVDQRVAAETTGVDVIVGGHSNSLLSNTNEDAVGPYPTMVGDTAIVQAYAYGKFLGELNVTFDDAGAVISAVGEPLIMDATVTADEATVARIVEAALPLDEIRNAVVADAAGAIVGERDACRARECEMGNLIADAMLARVQDQGIEIALQNGGGIRASIDAGEVTKGEVLTVLPFQNTLSTFKVTGATIVAALENAVSQHEEGAGRFLQVAGISYAFDVSQPAGSRISDVMVGGAPIDLEKLYGVVSNDYVRNGGDGFDMFKTAQEAYDFGPDLADVTAEYMAANAPYTPYLDGRITAK from the coding sequence ATGAAACGATTCCTGAGTGCGACCGCTGCACTTGCCGTGACCACCGGTATGGCGGCGGCGGAATACAACCTGACCATTCTGCACACCAACGATTTCCACGCGCGGTTCGAGCCGATCAGTCGATTTGACAGCGGCTGCTCTGGCGAGGATGACGCCGAAGGGAAGTGCTTTGGTGGGTCTGCCCGCCTTGTGACGGCCATTGCGGATGCCAAAGCGCGCAGTGACAACGCGATCCTCGTGGATGGGGGCGACCAGTTTCAGGGCACGCTGTTCTACACCTATTACAAGGGCGCGCTTGCGGCCGAGATGATGAACAAGATGGGCTATGACGCGATGACCGTGGGCAACCACGAATTCGATGACGGGCCCGAGGTTTTGCGCGGTTTTATCGATGCTGTGGACTTTCCTGTGCTGATGTCGAATGCGGATGTCACGCGCGAGCCGCTGCTGGCGGAAACGCTGCCCAAGTCTGTGGTGATCGAACGCGGCGGTGAGCGTCTGGGCCTGATCGGACTGACCCCACAGGACACGGACGAGCTGGCCTCGCCGGGGGATAACATCACCTTCTCCGATCCGGTGGCCGCCGTTCAGGAACAAGTTGACCTGCTGACCGCGGACGGTGTGAACAAGATCATCGTGCTGAGCCATTCCGGCTATGGCGTGGATCAGCGCGTGGCCGCTGAAACAACCGGTGTTGACGTGATCGTCGGAGGGCATTCCAACAGCCTTTTGTCCAACACGAATGAAGACGCCGTTGGCCCTTACCCAACGATGGTTGGGGATACGGCGATCGTGCAGGCCTATGCCTATGGCAAGTTTCTGGGCGAATTGAATGTGACCTTTGATGACGCAGGTGCTGTAATTAGTGCCGTTGGCGAGCCGCTGATCATGGATGCGACCGTGACAGCGGATGAAGCGACTGTTGCGCGTATCGTCGAGGCAGCACTGCCATTGGATGAAATCAGAAACGCCGTTGTCGCCGATGCGGCGGGGGCGATTGTGGGGGAACGTGATGCCTGTCGCGCCCGCGAATGCGAAATGGGCAATCTGATCGCGGATGCCATGCTGGCCCGGGTGCAGGACCAGGGCATTGAGATCGCGTTGCAAAACGGCGGCGGTATTCGTGCCAGCATCGACGCCGGTGAAGTGACCAAGGGTGAAGTGCTGACGGTGCTGCCGTTTCAGAACACGCTGAGCACCTTCAAGGTCACCGGTGCCACGATCGTCGCGGCGCTTGAAAACGCGGTCAGCCAGCATGAAGAGGGCGCGGGTCGTTTCCTGCAGGTGGCGGGGATCAGCTATGCCTTTGACGTGTCACAGCCCGCAGGCAGCCGGATCAGCGACGTGATGGTGGGCGGTGCGCCGATTGATCTGGAAAAACTCTATGGCGTGGTTTCAAACGATTATGTGCGCAATGGCGGCGACGGGTTTGATATGTTCAAGACCGCGCAGGAGGCCTATGATTTCGGCCCCGACCTTGCGGATGTCACGGCGGAATACATGGCGGCGAACGCCCCCTACACGCCCTATCTGGACGGTCGCATTACGGCCAAGTAA
- a CDS encoding SOS response-associated peptidase: protein MCGRFSITLPTDAMAQLFDAQPDNDLPDVPNYNVCPTNNIHVITGGDAGQRRLTSMRWGFLPHWYKKTNDGPLLINARAETIAEKPAFREAVRQRRALVVTTGFYEWTKTEDGARDPWFMTPSGGGACVMAAVWQNWTGPDGEALRSVALVTTAANQTMARIHHRMPVILEPEDWPLWLGEAGHGAATLMRAAPDDALEVFRVDRAVNSNRASGPQLIAPI, encoded by the coding sequence ATGTGTGGACGTTTTTCCATTACCCTTCCCACTGACGCGATGGCGCAATTGTTCGACGCACAGCCGGACAATGATCTGCCGGATGTGCCCAATTACAACGTTTGTCCGACCAACAATATCCACGTCATCACGGGCGGTGATGCGGGGCAAAGGCGGCTGACGTCCATGCGTTGGGGGTTTTTGCCGCATTGGTACAAGAAAACCAACGATGGCCCGCTGCTGATCAACGCGCGTGCCGAGACGATTGCAGAAAAACCTGCATTTCGTGAGGCTGTGCGTCAGCGGCGCGCATTGGTTGTCACCACCGGTTTTTATGAGTGGACCAAGACAGAGGACGGTGCCCGCGACCCTTGGTTCATGACCCCATCGGGGGGTGGCGCCTGTGTCATGGCGGCGGTCTGGCAAAACTGGACTGGCCCGGACGGAGAGGCACTGCGCAGTGTGGCGTTGGTAACGACTGCGGCCAATCAAACGATGGCGCGTATTCATCATCGGATGCCGGTGATCCTTGAGCCCGAGGATTGGCCGCTATGGCTCGGTGAAGCGGGTCACGGTGCCGCAACCCTGATGCGGGCGGCACCTGACGATGCGCTGGAGGTTTTTCGTGTCGATCGCGCGGTCAATTCCAACCGTGCGTCCGGGCCACAACTGATCGCGCCGATCTAG
- a CDS encoding LysR substrate-binding domain-containing protein has translation MQPARRFLPSTNALTCFEAVARLGSATDAAAELSLTQSAVSRQLKALEGQLGIELFERRGRQLVLTARGAAYVKEVRTILQHLTRASVAVRTDARGGALNLSILPAFGMHWLAPRLQDFAQTHPEVTVNLSTRLAPFDFRDTHFDAAIHFGREDWPATDYLPLMPETVVAVCAPSLIATPLSDPRGILSHDLMHLETRPRGWVRWLRSLDIDASLPPGMVFDQFSTMAQAAVHGLGVALLPTFVADPFLNSGQLVLASPHTNQSIGSYFLVWPRDREESHSLTSFRTWLRKQARS, from the coding sequence ATGCAACCTGCGCGCCGATTTCTCCCCTCTACCAACGCGCTGACCTGTTTCGAAGCGGTCGCGCGTTTGGGCAGCGCAACCGACGCGGCGGCAGAATTGTCGCTGACCCAAAGCGCTGTGAGCCGGCAACTCAAAGCCCTTGAAGGGCAATTGGGTATCGAACTCTTTGAACGGCGCGGACGGCAATTGGTGCTGACGGCCCGCGGTGCGGCTTATGTGAAAGAGGTCCGCACAATCCTGCAACATCTGACCCGCGCTTCTGTTGCCGTGCGGACGGATGCGCGCGGTGGGGCGCTCAACCTGTCGATCCTACCCGCTTTCGGCATGCATTGGCTGGCACCCCGGCTGCAGGACTTCGCCCAGACCCACCCGGAGGTCACCGTCAATCTGTCCACCCGGCTGGCCCCGTTTGACTTTCGGGATACGCATTTTGATGCCGCCATCCATTTCGGGCGCGAAGACTGGCCAGCAACGGACTACCTGCCGCTCATGCCAGAGACCGTGGTGGCGGTATGCGCGCCCTCTCTGATTGCAACGCCGCTGAGCGATCCGCGCGGTATTCTGTCCCATGACCTGATGCATCTGGAAACCCGCCCACGCGGTTGGGTGCGGTGGTTGCGCTCACTCGATATTGACGCCTCACTGCCCCCGGGCATGGTTTTTGATCAATTTTCCACCATGGCGCAGGCGGCCGTGCATGGATTAGGGGTCGCGCTGCTGCCGACCTTTGTCGCGGACCCCTTCCTGAACAGCGGCCAGTTGGTTCTGGCCTCGCCACATACCAATCAGAGCATCGGCAGTTATTTCCTCGTGTGGCCAAGAGACCGCGAAGAAAGCCATAGTTTGACGTCTTTCCGCACCTGGCTGCGCAAGCAAGCCCGTTCATAG
- a CDS encoding acyl-CoA dehydrogenase, producing the protein MNVETPILKAKDAPDLAGFDWSDPFRMTDQLHEDERMIQESAAAYAQEKLQTRVIDAYENETVAPEIFKEMGDMGLLGITLPEEYGGLGGSYVAYGLVAREIERVDSGYRSMMSVQSSLVIYPIYAYGTEAQRQKYLPKLCSGESIGCFGLTEPDAGSDPAGMKTRAEKTPTGYKLTGSKMWISNSPIADVFVIWAKSEAHGGKIRGFVLEKGMTGLSAPKVGNKLSLRASVTGEIVMDGVEVGEDALLPNVQGLKGPFGCLNRARYGISWGVMGAAEFCWHAARQYGLDRHQFGKPLAGTQLFQKKLADMQTEIALGLQGSLQVGRLMDSAQAAPEMISIMKRNNCGKALDVARMSRDMHGGNGISGEFQVIRHMMNLETVNTYEGTHDIHALILGRAQTGVQAFF; encoded by the coding sequence ATGAACGTTGAAACCCCGATACTGAAAGCCAAAGATGCCCCTGATCTGGCCGGATTTGACTGGTCTGACCCTTTCCGCATGACCGATCAGCTGCACGAAGATGAGCGGATGATTCAGGAAAGCGCTGCGGCCTATGCGCAGGAAAAGCTGCAGACGCGTGTGATCGACGCCTATGAGAACGAAACAGTTGCGCCTGAGATTTTCAAGGAAATGGGCGATATGGGGCTCCTTGGGATCACGCTCCCCGAAGAGTACGGGGGTTTGGGTGGCTCCTATGTGGCCTACGGTCTTGTCGCGCGCGAGATTGAGCGGGTCGATTCGGGGTATCGGTCGATGATGTCCGTGCAATCCTCTTTGGTGATCTATCCGATTTACGCATATGGCACTGAGGCACAGCGTCAGAAATACCTTCCCAAGCTGTGTTCGGGCGAATCGATTGGCTGTTTTGGCCTGACAGAGCCGGACGCTGGGTCTGACCCCGCCGGGATGAAGACGCGCGCCGAAAAGACACCAACCGGGTACAAGTTGACCGGGTCGAAAATGTGGATTTCGAATTCACCGATCGCCGACGTTTTCGTGATCTGGGCGAAGTCTGAAGCGCATGGTGGCAAAATTCGCGGCTTCGTTCTTGAAAAGGGCATGACCGGGCTGTCCGCACCCAAGGTGGGTAACAAACTGAGCCTGCGCGCCTCGGTCACCGGCGAAATCGTGATGGATGGTGTTGAAGTTGGCGAAGACGCACTGTTGCCGAATGTGCAGGGTCTGAAGGGTCCGTTCGGGTGCCTGAACCGCGCACGGTACGGCATCAGCTGGGGTGTCATGGGTGCTGCGGAATTCTGCTGGCATGCGGCGCGGCAATACGGCCTGGACCGTCACCAGTTCGGCAAGCCGCTCGCGGGCACGCAGTTGTTCCAGAAAAAGCTGGCGGATATGCAGACCGAAATCGCACTTGGCTTGCAGGGCTCTTTGCAGGTGGGGCGTTTGATGGACAGCGCGCAGGCGGCCCCTGAAATGATCAGCATCATGAAGCGCAACAATTGCGGTAAGGCGCTGGATGTCGCGCGCATGTCCCGTGACATGCATGGCGGAAATGGCATCAGCGGAGAGTTTCAGGTCATCCGCCACATGATGAACCTTGAGACCGTCAATACCTATGAGGGCACACATGACATTCATGCGCTGATCCTTGGGCGTGCCCAAACGGGTGTGCAGGCGTTCTTCTAG
- a CDS encoding ABC transporter ATP-binding protein, translated as MAEIQLRNVNKRWGSFVGVDNFNLTIADQEFLVLLGPSGCGKTTTMRMIAGLEDATEGDIVIDGQVVNDLDPKDRDVAMVFQSYGLYPNMNVYENIRFPLKVRKVPEGEHDERVRRASAMVELDDFLHRKPAELSGGQRQRVALARAIVREPNVFLMDEPLSNLDAKLRVSTRAQIKNLSHELKVTTVYVTHDQIEAMTLADRVVVMKQGKVQQVGTPTEIYDNPANTFVASFIGSPAMNLMDGEMTGGTFVGAHVEISGLPGPDGPATLGFRAEDATLSEDGSGQITAPIYTIELLGDATMLTVRAGGQLVSVKAHKEFRAQIGDMISFIVSPIICHLFDKETGTRRAAS; from the coding sequence ATGGCTGAGATACAACTGCGCAACGTAAACAAGCGGTGGGGAAGCTTTGTTGGCGTTGATAATTTCAACCTGACCATCGCCGATCAGGAGTTTCTGGTGCTCTTGGGCCCCTCGGGGTGTGGAAAGACCACAACCATGCGTATGATTGCCGGGCTCGAAGACGCGACGGAGGGCGACATCGTGATTGACGGGCAGGTGGTGAATGACCTTGACCCGAAAGACCGTGATGTCGCCATGGTGTTCCAGTCCTACGGGCTTTACCCGAACATGAACGTTTATGAGAACATCCGCTTCCCGCTGAAGGTGCGCAAGGTCCCCGAGGGGGAGCATGATGAACGCGTGCGCCGCGCCTCTGCCATGGTGGAACTGGACGATTTCCTGCACCGCAAGCCCGCTGAGCTGTCGGGGGGTCAGCGGCAGCGCGTGGCCCTTGCACGCGCGATTGTCCGGGAACCGAATGTGTTCCTGATGGATGAGCCGCTGTCCAATCTGGATGCGAAACTCAGGGTATCGACGCGGGCGCAGATCAAGAACCTCAGCCACGAGTTGAAGGTGACGACCGTCTACGTCACCCATGATCAGATCGAGGCGATGACGCTGGCGGACCGTGTCGTCGTGATGAAGCAGGGCAAGGTGCAGCAGGTCGGCACGCCGACGGAGATCTATGACAATCCGGCCAATACCTTTGTGGCCAGTTTCATCGGCAGCCCCGCCATGAACCTGATGGACGGCGAGATGACCGGCGGCACCTTTGTGGGCGCGCATGTGGAGATCAGCGGTCTGCCCGGTCCAGATGGCCCTGCGACACTGGGGTTCCGCGCAGAAGATGCGACTTTGTCCGAGGATGGGTCAGGTCAGATCACAGCGCCGATTTACACGATTGAACTGCTGGGGGATGCGACGATGCTCACCGTTCGGGCAGGCGGTCAGCTTGTTTCCGTCAAGGCGCACAAAGAGTTTCGGGCGCAGATTGGGGATATGATCTCCTTCATCGTGTCCCCGATCATTTGTCATTTGTTTGACAAAGAAACCGGGACGCGGCGCGCCGCATCCTGA
- a CDS encoding ABC transporter substrate-binding protein yields MFLKRIALAGAISLLGSAAFAACSFENEVPIKSLSAGFEAWKAVTDAMAECGSFQAELDQEFRTKQPAAFEANPALYQIGGVSNGTITPLLNSGTIRPLDDLVAKYGQNLSPNQLIRVNGQIMAVAMMVNTQHLMYRSDILADLGIETPTSWDEIYAAAEKIKAAGVVDYPLGATMKSGWNIAQEFVNMYPGFGGDFFNDDNTAAVNSEAGLKALATMEKALEYTDPEVLVSDSTYVQQQFQQGKIAMANLWSSRAGAMNDAAESQVVGKVAMAAAPVAMEGGAPATTLWWDGIVIAKNISDEEADAAFRVAMEGLDAETVQGANEAAIWLVQGYEPTEIAAGAIATASANPAPPAYPSTTQMGLMHTALGNELPAFLTGERDAQATLEAIEEAYTISAREANVLE; encoded by the coding sequence ATGTTTTTGAAGAGAATTGCTTTGGCGGGTGCCATCTCGCTTTTGGGAAGCGCAGCATTTGCCGCCTGCTCATTCGAGAATGAGGTACCGATCAAGTCGCTGAGCGCTGGTTTTGAAGCATGGAAAGCCGTTACGGACGCGATGGCGGAATGCGGCAGTTTTCAGGCTGAACTGGATCAGGAATTTCGTACCAAGCAGCCCGCAGCCTTTGAGGCAAATCCAGCGCTTTATCAGATCGGGGGCGTGTCAAACGGGACGATCACGCCACTTTTGAATTCAGGCACAATCCGTCCGCTGGACGATCTGGTGGCCAAATATGGCCAGAACCTCAGCCCGAACCAACTCATCCGCGTGAACGGGCAGATCATGGCGGTCGCCATGATGGTGAACACGCAGCACCTGATGTACCGCTCGGATATTCTGGCAGACCTTGGCATCGAGACGCCCACGTCTTGGGATGAGATCTATGCTGCGGCCGAAAAGATCAAGGCTGCCGGTGTTGTCGACTACCCTCTGGGTGCGACAATGAAATCGGGCTGGAACATCGCGCAGGAATTCGTGAACATGTATCCCGGCTTTGGCGGTGATTTCTTTAATGATGACAACACGGCCGCGGTAAACTCAGAAGCCGGACTCAAGGCTCTGGCAACCATGGAAAAAGCGCTGGAATATACAGATCCCGAAGTTCTGGTCAGTGACAGCACCTATGTGCAGCAGCAATTCCAGCAAGGCAAGATCGCCATGGCCAACCTGTGGTCAAGCCGCGCCGGGGCGATGAATGACGCAGCCGAAAGCCAGGTGGTGGGCAAAGTGGCCATGGCCGCAGCGCCCGTCGCAATGGAAGGTGGGGCACCCGCCACGACACTATGGTGGGATGGCATCGTTATCGCAAAAAACATCTCTGACGAAGAGGCGGATGCGGCGTTTCGCGTTGCGATGGAGGGCCTCGATGCAGAAACGGTGCAGGGTGCAAATGAAGCTGCAATCTGGCTGGTTCAAGGGTATGAACCGACAGAAATTGCTGCAGGTGCAATTGCCACAGCGAGTGCAAATCCGGCACCCCCTGCATATCCATCCACAACACAAATGGGCCTGATGCACACGGCTCTGGGCAATGAGTTGCCCGCGTTTCTGACCGGCGAACGTGATGCACAGGCGACGCTTGAAGCGATCGAGGAAGCCTACACGATCTCAGCCAGAGAAGCGAACGTACTGGAGTAA
- a CDS encoding carbohydrate ABC transporter permease translates to MKFKTFAAFVGPSIFMMLLFIAAPLLSVFIQSFQETITIQEQIEVETCTPGFVTQTCTTEIKTVPVLDDNGKTITETRWVGLQSYQNVLQMDKFWEAVGNGSWNDIMQIDFWKALRFTLSFTLLTLPLVIGVGLLIALTVNNAARSIRGPVIFVSLLPFIITPVIGSLSIYWLFVGDGILTSMMERWTGTNISMFAQAWTIEVLMYFYRVWHVAPFAFVIFYAGLQTVNMDTLESAVIDGASRWERLRHVIIPHLMPLIVFIALIHLMDCYRVFEEIVGFRSQAHVISLQWLTYDFMTPDDAGNRAISRASASAMLTMIGIVFLLILPLRRTWRDHKGSAH, encoded by the coding sequence ATGAAGTTCAAAACATTTGCAGCCTTTGTTGGCCCATCCATCTTTATGATGCTGCTGTTCATCGCGGCACCTCTGCTGTCCGTTTTTATTCAGAGCTTTCAGGAAACCATCACAATACAAGAGCAGATCGAGGTGGAAACCTGCACGCCCGGTTTTGTGACCCAAACCTGCACAACCGAGATCAAGACCGTTCCGGTTCTGGATGACAACGGGAAGACGATCACCGAGACCCGCTGGGTTGGTTTGCAGAGTTATCAGAACGTGCTGCAGATGGATAAGTTCTGGGAAGCTGTCGGCAACGGCAGCTGGAACGACATCATGCAGATCGATTTCTGGAAGGCCCTGCGCTTTACGCTGTCCTTCACATTGCTGACCTTGCCTCTGGTCATCGGCGTGGGACTGCTGATCGCGCTGACGGTGAACAACGCCGCGCGCTCGATACGGGGGCCGGTGATCTTTGTATCGCTGTTGCCGTTCATCATCACGCCCGTGATCGGGTCGCTGTCGATCTACTGGCTGTTCGTGGGAGATGGTATCCTCACTTCCATGATGGAGCGTTGGACGGGAACCAACATCTCGATGTTCGCGCAGGCGTGGACGATCGAGGTGCTGATGTATTTCTACAGGGTCTGGCATGTTGCGCCCTTTGCCTTTGTGATTTTCTATGCCGGGCTGCAAACGGTGAATATGGATACGCTGGAAAGTGCCGTGATTGACGGCGCCAGCCGGTGGGAACGGTTGCGCCATGTCATCATTCCACACCTGATGCCGCTGATCGTTTTCATCGCGCTGATCCACTTGATGGACTGCTACCGCGTATTCGAAGAGATCGTCGGCTTCCGGTCGCAGGCGCATGTGATTTCACTGCAATGGTTGACCTATGACTTCATGACGCCGGACGATGCGGGCAACCGTGCGATCTCTCGCGCCTCTGCTTCGGCCATGCTGACGATGATCGGGATCGTGTTCTTGCTGATCCTGCCGCTGCGCCGCACATGGCGCGACCACAAAGGGAGTGCGCACTGA
- a CDS encoding carbohydrate ABC transporter permease translates to MSTSKAMQQSFALRFSSGAFLAFWCLLAAFPIFWIAIMSFKSPVDAFAASPWDVITGPATRANGDGLSVLDIVVGLAVLYFAIRWAFTRLPGLVQQYCPPGMIALGWIFGAVIYAVAFVLIFFGLLPLILGAVNGLLGPLGTPVLGLTTEHYVAVWAENEFYRNFLNSMLVTAGVVTVSLTVGTLAGYGLARSGSDLAFWLLILALVFRALPHSVLVAGYLPVFINSSEILRPIFGEGAPTLYGQPWAVIAVLVAINQPFTIWMLRSFFQNIPAELDEAARVDGCSHFQAFRRVIMPVMWPGVITTGLFSFLLGYNDFLVTSLLLDAQNQTMVPAIAGYFNRETTTTDQVEAVAAAVSITAPLFLLVMVFQRQIVSGLTAGAVKG, encoded by the coding sequence ATGTCTACCTCCAAGGCCATGCAGCAGTCGTTTGCGCTGCGTTTTTCGTCCGGTGCCTTTCTGGCGTTCTGGTGTCTGCTCGCGGCGTTTCCGATCTTCTGGATCGCGATCATGAGCTTCAAATCCCCCGTGGATGCCTTTGCGGCAAGCCCTTGGGATGTCATCACGGGGCCGGCCACGCGCGCGAACGGCGACGGCCTGTCGGTGCTGGACATCGTGGTCGGGCTGGCGGTTTTGTATTTCGCCATCCGATGGGCCTTTACCCGCTTGCCGGGGCTGGTGCAGCAATATTGTCCGCCGGGCATGATTGCCTTGGGCTGGATTTTCGGCGCGGTGATCTATGCGGTTGCCTTTGTGCTGATTTTCTTTGGGCTCCTGCCGCTGATCCTCGGGGCGGTGAACGGGCTGCTGGGGCCGCTGGGCACACCCGTTCTGGGGCTGACGACCGAACACTATGTGGCCGTCTGGGCCGAGAACGAATTCTACCGCAATTTCCTGAACTCGATGCTGGTCACGGCGGGGGTGGTCACTGTTTCGCTGACGGTCGGCACGCTGGCGGGCTATGGTCTGGCGCGCTCCGGCTCTGATCTGGCCTTCTGGCTGCTGATCCTTGCGCTGGTCTTTCGCGCGCTGCCGCACTCGGTCCTCGTGGCGGGGTATTTGCCGGTGTTCATCAATTCATCCGAAATCCTACGCCCGATTTTCGGTGAAGGCGCCCCGACGCTTTATGGCCAGCCCTGGGCGGTGATTGCGGTCCTTGTCGCGATCAACCAGCCGTTCACCATCTGGATGCTGCGGTCCTTCTTTCAGAACATTCCGGCGGAACTGGACGAGGCGGCGCGCGTCGATGGATGTTCGCATTTTCAGGCATTTCGCCGTGTGATCATGCCGGTGATGTGGCCCGGCGTTATCACAACGGGTCTGTTTTCATTCCTGCTGGGGTACAATGACTTTCTGGTGACATCGCTGCTGCTGGATGCCCAGAACCAGACGATGGTTCCGGCCATTGCAGGCTATTTCAACCGCGAAACGACAACCACCGATCAGGTCGAGGCAGTCGCCGCTGCGGTCTCGATCACAGCGCCGTTGTTTTTGCTGGTCATGGTGTTCCAGCGCCAGATTGTTTCGGGCCTGACCGCCGGCGCGGTCAAAGGATGA
- a CDS encoding ester cyclase yields the protein MKGSRPEQAVLSRDTDMSKTDATRAAIEGMVDGLNDHRIDDIGAFFAESFRWMGNQGCGTKDGLRAFQDNWQRPFQAAFSDKVCVDEARLYMGEWAAAFGRQEATHSGPFMGIAATGKRIEIRYMDFWKVEEGKITDNWVMVDFPHVLAQLGKDVFDGEGWEAFDRGEKAPPRPEQ from the coding sequence ATGAAGGGTTCACGCCCCGAACAAGCGGTTCTGAGCCGCGACACGGATATGTCCAAAACGGACGCGACGCGCGCTGCAATCGAAGGCATGGTGGATGGTTTGAACGACCACCGCATTGACGATATCGGAGCCTTTTTTGCCGAGAGCTTTCGGTGGATGGGCAATCAGGGCTGCGGCACAAAGGACGGTTTGCGCGCGTTTCAGGACAACTGGCAACGACCGTTTCAGGCGGCCTTTTCCGATAAGGTCTGCGTGGATGAGGCGCGGCTTTACATGGGCGAATGGGCTGCTGCCTTTGGCCGCCAGGAAGCGACACATTCAGGTCCCTTCATGGGGATTGCGGCCACAGGCAAGCGGATCGAAATCCGGTATATGGACTTCTGGAAGGTCGAAGAGGGCAAGATCACCGACAATTGGGTAATGGTCGATTTTCCTCATGTGCTGGCCCAATTGGGCAAAGACGTCTTTGACGGTGAGGGTTGGGAGGCGTTCGATCGCGGTGAAAAAGCACCGCCGCGACCCGAACAGTGA
- the hisD gene encoding histidinol dehydrogenase has translation MAIEYLKRGKPDAERADDDARTRAAVEAILADIEARGDAAVRELSEKFDGYSPAAFRLSAVEINDLIAQLSPREMEDIRFAQEQVRNFAQAQRDSMRDIEIETMPGVILGHKNIPVQSVGCYVPGGKFPMVASAHMSVATASVAKVPRIIACTPPFKGKPNPAVIAAMHLGGAHEIYVMGGIQAVGAMAIGTDTIEPVHMIVGPGNAFVAEAKRQLFGRVGIDLFAGPTETMVIADDTVDAEMCATDLLGQAEHGYNSPAVLLTNSRKLADATLAEIERILTILPTADTARVSWNDYGEVILCDTYDEMLTVADDVASEHVQVMTDRDDWFLDKMTCYGALFLGPRTNVANGDKVIGTNHTLPTKKAGRYTGGLWVGKFLKTHSYQKILTDEAAAEIGAYGSRLCMLEGFVGHAEQCNLRVRRYGGQNVPYGTGAPAKEAAE, from the coding sequence ATGGCGATTGAGTATCTGAAACGCGGCAAGCCGGATGCGGAGCGTGCTGACGATGATGCCAGAACCCGTGCGGCTGTTGAAGCGATACTGGCGGACATCGAAGCGCGTGGCGATGCAGCTGTGCGGGAGTTGAGCGAGAAGTTCGACGGCTATTCACCGGCTGCGTTTCGTCTGAGTGCTGTGGAAATTAACGATCTGATCGCGCAGCTCAGCCCGCGCGAGATGGAAGACATACGCTTTGCGCAGGAGCAGGTGCGCAACTTTGCGCAGGCCCAACGCGACAGCATGCGCGACATCGAAATCGAAACGATGCCGGGCGTCATTCTGGGTCACAAGAACATCCCGGTTCAATCGGTCGGCTGCTATGTGCCGGGCGGTAAGTTCCCCATGGTGGCATCCGCGCATATGTCGGTCGCCACGGCGAGCGTGGCAAAAGTGCCGCGCATCATCGCCTGCACGCCGCCCTTCAAGGGCAAACCGAATCCGGCGGTGATTGCGGCCATGCATCTGGGCGGTGCGCATGAGATTTACGTCATGGGTGGCATTCAGGCGGTGGGGGCCATGGCCATCGGGACCGACACGATTGAGCCTGTGCATATGATTGTCGGCCCCGGCAACGCCTTTGTCGCCGAAGCGAAACGCCAGCTTTTTGGCCGCGTGGGCATCGATCTGTTTGCCGGGCCAACCGAAACGATGGTGATTGCCGATGACACGGTGGATGCCGAGATGTGCGCGACGGACCTTTTGGGGCAGGCGGAACATGGCTATAATTCACCTGCGGTTTTGCTGACGAATTCGCGCAAGCTGGCCGATGCGACATTGGCCGAGATTGAGCGTATTCTGACCATCCTGCCCACAGCGGACACCGCGCGGGTCAGTTGGAACGATTACGGCGAGGTCATCCTGTGCGACACCTACGACGAAATGCTGACGGTGGCCGATGATGTCGCATCGGAACATGTGCAGGTCATGACCGACCGGGACGACTGGTTTCTGGACAAGATGACTTGCTATGGCGCGCTGTTTCTGGGGCCGCGCACGAATGTGGCAAATGGCGACAAGGTCATCGGCACCAATCACACCCTGCCGACGAAAAAGGCGGGGCGCTACACAGGCGGCCTTTGGGTCGGCAAATTCCTCAAGACGCATAGCTATCAAAAGATCCTGACCGATGAGGCGGCAGCAGAAATCGGGGCTTATGGGTCACGCCTGTGCATGCTTGAAGGGTTCGTGGGTCACGCAGAGCAGTGCAACCTGCGTGTCCGGCGCTATGGTGGCCAGAATGTGCCCTACGGGACGGGCGCGCCTGCAAAGGAAGCGGCGGAATAA